A window of Cydia fagiglandana chromosome Z, ilCydFagi1.1, whole genome shotgun sequence genomic DNA:
aaaaaagtatgaatgcaactttactaagttttaaaaataaaatgaagtcttctttcagcaaaatatgctatctatgatatttaaggtactttccctccatgtggcatcgccgtgggacgccctgtatatatatgaatgtacctacctaatttaatgaaataaaagcttCCCTAAGAGCCGAAAGACCCCGCTAGATGGAGCGCTCAACTTAGTGCACCAATGCAATTACAACTACACGTCATGCATATGGCCAGGAACCTGGTCTCCAAGAACGATGTCGCGATCCTCATTATTGAAAATTAAAGactaataaatgtttttttttctagcgCGATCTTACAGCAGCGGAAATAAGACGAGAAGCCACGGCTAAGGACCACCAGAGAGAATACTGCCAGAAGTGCCTGGAAGTTGGCTACTACTGCGGAGACTACGCTAGGCTCTATGGAAAACTCTAAGAAACCGTTCTATGCTGGTGCCTCGGCCTTGAAAAAACGTCTGGTACTCTCAGCGCCAACCGCCACaccataggtacttacatttgtagtttatttgatttgaacagtcgtcatcagatgaatcgaagcggccaaggtgctcgcAAATATCTTAACACGCCTCGGACATAATACATCTGATAGCGACAGTACAAACCAAAAGTAGAGCGATCGTCGCTGCATGCGTCAGCGCCATGCGAATTTTTCAGTGATCTATTTTTCTCCGATCTAAGATCAATCTAAAAGCGAATTACTGATTATTGAAGTACTAAAATTATTATCATCCTTTAAGATCGCCttcatttttgtatttttacttTAAGTTAGGAGCACGACGAATCAATGTGCGCATAAGACTATTATTAGCTAaccattatagttcgttttttttagcattagaaagaactccaaaGAAGGAAGTGTGCATTTCTTAtaaggctctttaattgttaataattattggattatctaatgtagcatggtcaatacatataatttacttcaaattattaccgctaaaagtgccggatttggaaccacaagcttacttctgcgaagttctttctaatgctaaaaaaacggactgtagatAAAGCAATAAAGGAGTGTGAAGTTAATTCGATTATTTAAATACTTGATGTCTTAAACATAGGAGCTAGGTTAAGTATAGaccaaaaaaacaaatttgacagttgaaAAAGGCGTTAAATCCAAATTTTTGCATGGATGACAAACTCTACGCGCCtatattttttcatattaaccgcctttttctactgaagaAAATGGCTTGCCGGACTCTATGTATCAAGGCAGGGGTAGTTTTTTAAGCAAATAGCCCGGTTTGGGCACTTTTCCTCATATTTAAAGTTCATTTTCTTAGGACCAATTAAAATCATTAAGTACTTAGATACCTACAAAGTTTGTAAAGAGATACAGATTTTGACCTTTTGAATTTAGCAAATGTGGTTTTGTTTATAGACATCATTTttatatacagtggaacctggataattgcaatctcaagggaccggccaatttttgtcaattaaccaggtttttcatttaagcaggtcgtgtcaattaacgaggttcaaaaaatcgttgtgtcaattatagaggttttcattaatagaggttgcgttctgataaatttcttttatggaggtgcaaataaccattttaagtagatttacacgcttacattctatatattgcttccgtctatacttgcacttttacactatattaattaccactttattttcttatcatttgggtttaaaaaattcccttgaattgtagaagaaagttttattagaatgtaaaaagcataagtactttgttttttattgatcaaaactatttcacctactacaggctgcgATAGATACCTACcctacccaataaataaataaaattctggatggagatataaataaaatggtcattgctattaaaatattgtttctgctgtatacaactacattatttcaattacagaggtaataagcgagactcgtttcaataatagaggtaaaaacaagagcaaaaataacggatttttttagcacagtgtcaattatagaggtcttaagttgcgatgtggtcaattatagaggcaaaattacgaaaagcactaaaatctaaattgcaattatagaggttccaaaatttcaattatagaggccttttggtctcaagggaccgggaccggacttttggttgcaattattgaggttttccatttatccaggtgccaattaaccaggtttcaagttttatttcttgtaatctattaaataataatttaacaaGTAATAAATTCGTAAGGCCTTGACAAGTGTGTTGGTATTTATACAGTCAGCAggagaagttgctaagcgacaattgacacgctcttattctcttaacaataaagtcgcgtcaagatcattttgaacacctcaccagcttagcaacttctgctgctgactgtacatttaaatataaaaaatattacatacattTCACAGATTTTGAATGAATCTGCCGAAATGTACTGTATTACGAGTaaaccagggctataaccgcgaaaatcgaagttcgcaaattccgggcatttttctctgtcactctaattacgccttcattaaaagagaaagattcccgcaatttgcgaatttcggtgttGGCGGTAGCCCCCCTGGTTTACTCCTCGGTGCAACTTTGTTCGCGATTGGCCGTCTCGTCAAGTGTTGAACTTATTGTCTTCGTTGTAAATTGTTTGGTTAAGTTACTTACATTACACAGTAGTTTTGCAATATGCACCGATGTAGATAGGGTTATTTATAAtgtgtataaaataatatattatttactgCTTTTCAAGAATGACCTATGTCTCATCCGTGACATCGTCACTAGTGCCGAAAGTGACCTAATAatgtaaaattgcgtttttgtgAGAGTGACGAATGTGTCCTGGACCCCTATAtggtaattaataatgaatagGTTCTGGATTTTCTGGAGGTTCTGGAGTATTTATTTTTGTTCATTGCTAGACAAAGCCCTAAATAGAAGTGTCTTTTCTTATTTCCGCATAATATTCCTAGAAAGGTACGTATACCGCTAAGCagttataatagcatttagtcagtaggtacctatagggtGTCATTCCCGAAGTCCGTTAAAACGAAACAGGAgccgagttttaaatattttacgtaAATATATACGTCTCGcgaacggaagcggctcctaaaactagtgcgataagaggacaaggcgaaaaatcctgcgtagaaatctcaaaaatctaggtttcgtactcgactgtatcctcctccaaaacttaagcaatcctaaccaaacttggaaatctaaatgattctGAAATTATGTGTGTCGGGCCGTtatgcttttttggctaattgatatcagttatGAATACTACGCcttattgcggcatagtcaattaggccatttttgaagggctctagcgccttaaaaaacaaaaatatcaaaaaaaagcaaaacggtccgacacagatattgacaatattaatctgtgttgaaaaaaaaatcattgctctagcatcaaaacccacggaggaaacagtcgagtacgtttgtatggagcaaTGACCACTCCTGCTCGCTCTTAAGAAGTAGATATGCTCATCTACTGGGAAATCCTCAGAGGTATACCTACCGGTTAAACAAAGGTGATAAAAGCCTGAAAAAAACTCAGCCTCATTACTCATTAaggtaaaaaaaacaagttcataataaatagaaaaagTGATTTGTATAGTCgttaattattttgtaatatCTAATAAATAAGTTGcattataacatttttttattcatacTCGTACTCATGGTGTATTCTCAATTGTCCCCGCCCCACGTGATCGCCGccataatcaattaatcatatACGAGGCCATAGGTGGAGAATGATTCATATGCGTGCGCCTCTTCCCATCTCTGCCCGACAGGGACAAATGAGAATACAACGAACTCATGTACTATATTACAAGAATTAATAATGGATGTGTGTGGATTGCTACGTATAATGAATAAACTGCAGTTCCATACCAAACTagggccaggcgtggctcactccgcgatatcgtcgatttgctacaggtagctaaaagtccatccattcgaccccaattttggggtttgccataagccgcgcgtggcgctgtcggcggccatatctgtgctgatcgtgacagacgcgttttgttagagagcgagtcttctgtacctagtaagtACTATCTATTCTGTGCTAAGGCAGAGAAATAACACGAATAGACTTACGCAAATAGGAAAGGCACATTCACCGGTGAACTACAGTCTTAGCGCTACGTCGTTTCCGGATTTGTAGCCAAAATGATTCGTAGAGGCAAAACGACAACGTGTCGATGTCGTGATTTGCGCTGAATGGGTTAATGCGGACTGATTTTTAACAGTTTTAGTATATTAGATAGTAGTAGAGCTGTTGACTGCGTGAGTAGATGTCGGTGTACGCTGGCGCAGTATTGCACCATCTAGTTTAGCTGTCGAACTTGGGGGcacatttttttcttagactttacatTTCTTTTACGTCTCTTCCACAACATGTCCACAATCAATACAATACATATTCTTTGATCAATACTCTGCTCTATATTTACACCATAGAGTTAGACTCACCTATAAGGTCTTTGACATTGGCTAAGAGAATAAAGTTTCTCTTTGATAATTGATATTGGTGTAATAAAGTCAACCATTTGTCAAAATTGACGGTTATTcagatacaaatttaatattttaatcaataaaatgtttTCCTCCGTTTTAGGTTGTAGTTGTGGTGATAATGATAACTCCAAGGTAGACGTTATACAATACGACGATGGTACTGTGGAGAGCATGGAAGCGGGCCAGCCCTTCCCAACCTCGGACCAGATCTGGGGAATGATGGGCACTATTCTGGCCATTGGAGCAGTTTGGATGATATTCACAAGGGTGGGTACGACTTACTTAGCCGAACCTAAAAATGGATCGTTTCGCTTAGATAGTCTGATACAGATTGTTATTTTCGTTAAGTTCCATTTGTACTAACTACAATCGATTCGATCTACCGCCTTCCTAACTCGATTGAGTGTTCTTTCGTATAAGTATAGGTATAACTCTGCACTTGCAACGTCCGTCTTATAAAAAACATAACGTTAACACAGGCCTTTTCACACTGTCGCAAGTAAATACGTTcagagttagcttagatggactttggttcattaaaaaaacaccaaagATTTTACCAGGAATACATAATTACACGTTATACTCGTAGATCAAACGCGGCCGCAAGGCTTCTCCGCATCCACCACCACTCGCCGCCCGCGAGAGCGACAAGCAGCAACCTCTCGAAGCCCCGCGCCCCTCCCCGCTCAAACAGACCGATACACAAACCTCGTCGTCCCCGTGCAACAAGCGTTGTAAATAAAACCTTTCAAATTAAACACGTTCGtaacaatattacattttatttcatttccatttaatatttttcataataaaGTATATAAGAATATAAATGTCTTCTCTTATGTCATAGTAGTAATAACctctaaataagtaaatatagatGGCAAAAAATTATTTCTTATAAACCTAATATGGAAGCCCAGAAGGGCGTATGCTACTCGTAGTAGGCTATGCGCGCGTcatatattatcattatctatTAATAGCGGCAGCATAGCCAAATAAAAACCTAAATACGCACAACAGAAACTATATTGACTAACAAAATCTTCCGATACCTTTAGGTATATCCTCAAAAAGCTTAGCAAGTATTATTGAATAAGTCGACCGTGTCCTCCGACTGGATCCTCTGATACTCCTGCAGCAAGTACTTGTGCTCGTCGGCGACGCGGCCGCGGCTCAGCAGGTACACCAGGATGTACTGGTAGGGGAAGACGGGCACGTTGTGGCGCGCGAAGAAGCGGAGCTTCACTCGCTGGATCACCTTCATGTCCACGAAGCAGTAGTCGGCGGTGCAGCAACTGCCTGGAGTCCTGCAAATTACCGATGTTTCCATTTACGAAAGCATGTTTAAGTATAGGGTTTTTGACGCTAAGTCGATCAAATTATATGCCAGTCACATCTGCGGGTTCGCGTATTCGTACCAATACGAGTGATTGGCTGATTATGATAAGACTTGAGCGACATTTTGCGTTCCCAAGAGTAACGGTAATTGAAGTAAAGATATTATCGTTTTAATTAAACTTGCTGTCTCTAAAGGGTTAAGAGATGTCAAACTTTGTTGCTAAATGCAGAGTAGGCCGTCTTGAACTTCACTgcggcccttgggcacataagaatttggggcccttttggaaagtaaagaaagcgaattaaacttatttttttttttagtatgacCTATAATTATGACTATTAtgagtaattaaatatactgttactgtctgtccttcagggccccctgaggatgggggccctgggcgcGGGCCCCGTGTGCCTTTATGGTAAAGACGATACTGGTTATATAACAGTCGTACTAACCTTGGATCATACGTAATAGGTTTTGCCTTCAACGTTTTGAATATCATCTGATAGTATTGTCTATACTTCTTCTTCATGATTAGTACAATTTGCTTGCCCTCGAACGGGTACTTGGCGCTTAGCGCCTGCAGCTCCAAGTGCCAGTACACAGCTGCCTTGGCCACTTCGACGCTTGTGTTGTCGATCTCGAGAATTTTGGGATGTTTCATCCATTCATACATGTTTTCCTGAAAAACAATTACAAGTAGCTACATTGACGATTTCATTTGACTTAAAATAGTTTTAGATACACATTTATCATTTGCTGTCTTTTCGATAACAATTTTAGGAAGAGCCAGCTGCAACTGCAgctaaatataataaacaataaacataatTGCAGTACAATAGACAAAGAATTGAGTGACCGCCACAAAATGTTATTCACAACCGATTAACGTACATATTGCGAGTTGTGGTTTTTAACCCCTAACCCCTGCCATCgcattttattagatttaattaCTTTTCCCCAGATTAGTGCAGTCCGCCTGCGGTGCGCACCTATGGTCATAAAACTGCCTACAATGGCAGTTGAGCTCTAAGTCACATTTTATTATATAAGGCATTGGCACTATTCTAATGGTTTCGTAGGTATAAATACAAAGACATCCGGGCAATTGATAAATAGGGTAGATGTGTAGTGATGATTTAGGATATATCGTTGAAATTGGTTAGATGAGAGCGTACAGTACTGTACAAGTATACATACGTTCAAAAACCTCTTGGATCTGAAACTATCGTATATGAAGTTGATGTGTAGCAGCCATTTCCCGGTGGCCAGGGCGCACACCATCATCCCCGTGAACGTGTCGTTCGGCAGCACGGCTATGAAGTGCGTCGCCAGCATCTCCATCTTGGTGTTCTCGGCCACCACTCCGCCGAGCTCGTTTATCATGGCGACGATCCGGTCGCGGTCCTGCAATCATTTAAACTTTTTACTTAGATACCGATTCggggctgatgacacgcctgccgtgtcattaatgttttttacgtgtggcgtat
This region includes:
- the LOC134678113 gene encoding uncharacterized protein LOC134678113 — translated: MFSSVLGCSCGDNDNSKVDVIQYDDGTVESMEAGQPFPTSDQIWGMMGTILAIGAVWMIFTRIKRGRKASPHPPPLAARESDKQQPLEAPRPSPLKQTDTQTSSSPCNKRCK